The window GGATTATGCCAAGCCTTACCTACAATGAGTCCATATACGTGAGCTGAATCATACACAAGCTTAGCTCCTACTGCATGGACATGAGGAGCTAGTTCTTTTATAGGATGCGGAAATAGATATAAACTACCGCCTAATGTTACAAACTTAGGTTTTACCTCCTCAATAAGTTTTATAGCTTTATCTACGTCCACATTCATTGATTCTTGATCATAAGGCATTTCAATTTGCTCTATACCCAATGCACCTAATGTACCAAATCTTGTATGACTCACATGTGCACCAGCCTGAACAGGAGCAATTACAGCCTTATCTCCTGAATCGGCAAGAACCCTAAAAACGCCTGCATTTGCTATTGTTCCACTAACAGCTCTTAAGTCTGCATACTTAGAAGAGGATATTTCAGAAACAAGCTTCATTGCCAATTCTTCAATTTCGTCCGCGTATTTAGTACCTTGATAATATCTTTTAAAAGGTTTCCCTTCAGCGTATCTATACATAAAATCGCTCATATAAACTGCCTCAGCTAGAGGACTCATTACATTCTCTGAAGGAATGAGATTTATAGTCTCTAGCCTTCTCCACCTATTCTGTTCTCTTGTGATCTGAAGAATCTTTTCTAACTCCTCAGGAATTTTATCCATGAAAATAATACGTAATAACAAGTTTTTAAACTTTCATACCACGGCCTAATTTTGCATGGGCTTTACCTAGTTCCTTATTAGCTAATGCTGAAAGCAGGTTAAGCTCACCAGCTAATACAGCTGATGAAACTATTTCGGCAAACTTCCTAGCATTGGAACCAGGAGGATTCCCACTTCCTAAGACTCCCATAATCGATAATGCTTCCCTCTGGGTAGGCAATCTAGTTCCTCCTCCAACTGTGCCCACTTCTAGAGAGTTTAAAGTTATAGAGATATAAAGCCCGTTTTCCCTAACCTCAGTCCACGTGTATCCCATACTACTCTCAACAACTTGGGCTATATCTTGACCTGTTGCAAGAAATATTGCTGCTATAATATTTGCGAAGTGTGCGTTATACTGAAATATATTACCAGCCCTAGCACCACCTAACCAATTCTTTCTTAAGTTAACCTCATGAATCAGATGTTTATCTGATTTAAGAGCTGATTTGACTATGCTATCAGGTATTAGTGCCTCTGCAACAACTGTTTTCCCTCTTCCATGCAAAGCGTTAATCATTGATTGTTTCTTATCGCTACATACATTACCACTTACAGCTAAACAAGTTGCCTTCCCAAATTCTTTCTCTATGAATTCACATAATTTCTCAGATGCAATAGTAGCCATATTCATACCCATAGCGTCACCGGTACTAAAAACAAACCTCAGCCAAACATTATTACCCAGGATCAGTGGTTCAATCTTAGATAATTTAC is drawn from Sulfolobus acidocaldarius SUSAZ and contains these coding sequences:
- a CDS encoding 3-hydroxy-3-methylglutaryl-CoA reductase, translated to MQETIDNIVDKVVKGQLQFHEIDNLLEANAAMVARRLAIEKLTGAKLPSIGSTIIDYAEIRNKNAENVIGAVQVPLGIIGPLKIDGEYTKGDFYVPLATTEGALIASVNRGAKAVTLSGGTRVKIFYDGMTRAPIFKLDSIRDVAEFLEWVDKNKEKLEQVANSTTSHGKLSKIEPLILGNNVWLRFVFSTGDAMGMNMATIASEKLCEFIEKEFGKATCLAVSGNVCSDKKQSMINALHGRGKTVVAEALIPDSIVKSALKSDKHLIHEVNLRKNWLGGARAGNIFQYNAHFANIIAAIFLATGQDIAQVVESSMGYTWTEVRENGLYISITLNSLEVGTVGGGTRLPTQREALSIMGVLGSGNPPGSNARKFAEIVSSAVLAGELNLLSALANKELGKAHAKLGRGMKV